Proteins encoded together in one Otariodibacter oris window:
- a CDS encoding ribose-phosphate pyrophosphokinase, with amino-acid sequence MPDIKLFAGNATPELAKRIAERLYTNLSDATVGRFSDGEIQVQINENVRGGDIFIVQSTCAPTNDNLMELIVMVDALRRASAGRITAVIPYFGYARQDRRVRSARVPITAKVVADFLSSVGVDRVLTCDLHAEQIQGFFDVPVDNVFGSPILLDDILKKSDLVNPIVVSPDIGGVVRARAVAKLLNDTDMAIIDKRRPRANVSQVMHIIGDVAERDCILVDDMIDTGGTLVKAAEALKERGARRVFAYATHAVFSGTAAKNLANTALDEVVVTDSIPLSAEIRASNKVRVLTVSGMLAEAIRRISNEESISAMFNH; translated from the coding sequence ATGCCTGATATTAAACTCTTCGCAGGAAATGCTACACCAGAATTAGCAAAACGAATTGCTGAACGTCTTTATACTAACCTTAGCGATGCAACAGTTGGTCGTTTTAGCGATGGTGAGATTCAAGTACAAATTAATGAAAATGTGCGTGGCGGAGATATTTTTATTGTGCAATCAACTTGTGCGCCCACCAATGATAATCTGATGGAGTTAATTGTAATGGTCGATGCGTTAAGACGTGCATCTGCAGGTCGTATTACCGCAGTTATTCCTTACTTTGGCTATGCTCGACAAGATCGCCGTGTTCGTTCCGCTCGTGTTCCTATCACGGCTAAAGTTGTTGCAGATTTTCTTTCTAGTGTCGGTGTTGACCGTGTGTTGACTTGCGATCTGCATGCAGAACAAATTCAAGGTTTCTTTGATGTACCAGTGGATAATGTATTCGGTTCGCCGATTTTACTTGATGATATTTTAAAGAAATCTGACTTAGTCAATCCAATCGTTGTTTCTCCAGATATCGGTGGTGTGGTTCGTGCTCGTGCGGTAGCAAAACTACTCAACGACACTGATATGGCAATTATTGATAAACGTCGCCCTAGAGCGAATGTTTCTCAAGTTATGCACATCATTGGTGATGTTGCAGAACGTGATTGTATCCTTGTGGATGATATGATCGATACGGGAGGTACATTAGTAAAAGCGGCAGAAGCATTAAAAGAAAGAGGGGCTCGTCGTGTATTTGCTTACGCAACACACGCAGTGTTCTCCGGCACTGCTGCAAAAAATCTTGCGAATACTGCACTAGATGAAGTGGTTGTTACCGATTCTATTCCACTTTCAGCTGAAATTAGAGCATCAAATAAAGTTCGAGTATTAACTGTTTCAGGCATGTTGGCAGAAGCTATTCGCCGAATTAGTAATGAAGAATCTATCTCAGCAATGTTTAATCATTAA
- the ispE gene encoding 4-(cytidine 5'-diphospho)-2-C-methyl-D-erythritol kinase, with amino-acid sequence MSNILTFPSPAKLNLFLYITGKRSDGYHELQTLFQFLDFGDDIHFEITQESQIELLDQLDSVPAEQNLIYKAAKLLQQHTACTLGAKIGITKRLPMGGGVGGGSSNAATTLVVLNQLWNTQLSLETLAEIGLKLGADVPIFVRGHAAFAEGVGEKLTFCNPPEKWFVVLKPNVSISTALIFSQPTLPRNTPKRELSELLSINWENDCEKVVRDQYSEVEELLAWLVQYAPFRLTGTGACVFAEFESEEDACQVFAKKPDNIQGFVAKGQNVSPLHQKLNLFP; translated from the coding sequence ATGAGCAATATTCTTACATTTCCTAGCCCAGCAAAACTTAATTTATTTTTATATATTACAGGCAAGCGGTCAGATGGCTATCATGAATTGCAAACGCTATTTCAATTTTTAGATTTTGGGGATGATATCCATTTTGAAATTACTCAAGAATCTCAAATTGAACTGCTTGATCAACTAGACTCTGTACCGGCTGAACAAAATCTGATTTATAAAGCAGCAAAATTATTACAGCAACATACTGCTTGTACATTAGGTGCAAAAATTGGCATCACAAAAAGGCTCCCTATGGGAGGTGGTGTAGGCGGAGGATCATCCAATGCTGCAACAACCCTCGTTGTGCTTAACCAATTATGGAATACCCAACTCTCCTTAGAAACTCTCGCTGAGATCGGCTTAAAATTGGGTGCAGACGTACCTATTTTCGTGAGAGGCCATGCTGCATTTGCAGAAGGTGTAGGAGAAAAATTAACATTTTGCAATCCACCAGAAAAATGGTTTGTAGTGCTAAAACCTAATGTATCTATTTCAACAGCCCTTATTTTTAGCCAACCTACTTTACCTCGTAATACACCAAAAAGAGAATTAAGTGAACTTTTATCCATAAATTGGGAAAACGATTGCGAAAAAGTTGTTCGAGATCAGTATTCAGAGGTTGAAGAACTCCTTGCTTGGTTGGTACAATACGCACCGTTTCGTTTAACGGGTACTGGCGCTTGTGTCTTTGCCGAGTTTGAAAGTGAAGAAGACGCTTGCCAAGTTTTTGCTAAAAAGCCAGATAATATACAAGGCTTTGTAGCAAAAGGACAAAATGTGTCACCCTTACACCAAAAACTAAACTTATTTCCCTAA
- the lolB gene encoding lipoprotein insertase outer membrane protein LolB produces MKTTTKILSLAGLLVLAGCNSIYDTPSEASKPMVTIPHSDPQWQQHLSQLQKINGYSTSGQFGYISPEDRFSSHFDWQYHSPYQFNLVMSSNLSSKSLKLQRTQQGMTVSDSEGNTRTESDVAKLMEEMIGVSFPIDHFAYWVKGQPEENMPYVVNEKRQLAQFTYQINGVTWNVNFVEYHEDRVPNLPKLISLDNGTQTLKIRIDEWTY; encoded by the coding sequence ATGAAAACGACTACCAAAATTTTATCATTGGCAGGATTACTTGTCTTAGCTGGCTGTAACTCTATTTACGATACCCCTTCAGAAGCAAGTAAACCTATGGTGACAATTCCCCATTCGGATCCCCAATGGCAACAGCACCTATCACAATTGCAAAAAATCAATGGTTATTCTACTAGCGGACAATTTGGCTATATCTCGCCAGAAGATCGTTTTTCATCACACTTTGATTGGCAATATCACTCGCCTTATCAGTTTAACTTAGTCATGTCTTCTAATCTTTCAAGTAAGTCACTGAAATTACAACGTACCCAACAAGGAATGACAGTTTCTGACAGCGAAGGCAATACACGCACTGAGTCGGATGTTGCGAAATTAATGGAAGAAATGATTGGCGTATCTTTTCCTATTGACCATTTTGCTTATTGGGTAAAAGGTCAACCCGAAGAAAATATGCCTTATGTGGTCAATGAAAAACGTCAGCTTGCTCAATTTACTTATCAAATTAATGGCGTAACGTGGAACGTGAATTTTGTGGAATATCATGAAGATCGTGTTCCAAACCTACCAAAACTTATTTCATTAGATAATGGAACACAAACCCTAAAAATTCGTATTGATGAATGGACATATTAA
- the glnD gene encoding bifunctional uridylyltransferase/uridylyl-removing protein GlnD, whose protein sequence is MNISDLKEQLDALNTEQKTAFNTVDVMTLLHQRSHFYDQLLQTLWKHFSLDKQSDLALIAVGGYGRQEMFPLSDLDILVISERPIDKTTQDKITQLFNILWDCNLQLGSAIRSIQQCIEIGLNELSVATNMFESRFLVGNKSLWEQLISRLYQDDFWAVLAFFQAKIEEKQTRYERYHNTSYNLEPDLKHSPGGLRDLHLLSWIMLRQYGVQSLDALYSKGILFQKEYEELKEAQQILFQMRFGLHLQLKRYDNRLRFDRQLALSEQLGYQGEGNHPVEMMMKAYFQATQSISQLSQLILDNFNQDVLNPLQNKGTKLPLDELFFLRDNQISCYSPRNLSQAPEKILDLFYYLTKYPEASVAITTLRHLRLTIKNIETPLCENPKARHRFIQIFTQPHCIQRAILPMHRFGVLSIYLPQWKNIRGLMQFDMFHLYTVDEHIVRVMQKLESFLDQTNSEKHPLCCEIFPILEKRPLLYLAALFHDIAKGRNGDHSKLGAEDILQFAHLHEFSEEDGRYMAWLVEQHLAMSITAQRRDIHDPVVIKNFANLVNNPTALSALTCLTVADICATNETLWNDWKRSLIRKLYQFTLEQLNLGKEESIDYHQLALENRNQTLQQLNFSEIQQQKLNEFWDSCPESYFVRHNPTQLIWHATSFIHNDTLPLVLVSNQYARSATEIFIYTQEKPYIFARVAQMMSQKKVTVHDAQILTSDNGFILDSFIISEQNGKALSKDRLKQIQLALSKTLQHTESKPIKIVKKPIKHRSFKRKTMIRFLDELNPSQTAFELFTLDREGLLAQIGYIFQQLQLNLINAKITTIGERVEDFFVVTTSQNHALSEEQKQQLKQAIIAELTN, encoded by the coding sequence ATGAATATATCAGACCTAAAAGAACAGCTCGATGCATTAAATACCGAACAAAAAACAGCATTTAACACCGTTGATGTGATGACACTACTCCACCAACGAAGTCATTTTTATGATCAGCTACTTCAAACGCTATGGAAACATTTTTCATTAGATAAACAGAGCGATCTTGCACTTATCGCGGTTGGAGGATATGGTCGCCAAGAAATGTTTCCTCTCTCCGATCTTGATATTCTCGTTATCAGTGAACGCCCTATTGATAAAACAACCCAAGATAAAATCACTCAATTATTTAATATTTTATGGGATTGCAATTTACAGTTAGGATCCGCAATTCGCTCCATCCAACAATGTATTGAGATTGGGCTTAATGAACTGTCCGTTGCAACCAATATGTTTGAAAGTCGATTCTTAGTGGGGAATAAATCGTTATGGGAACAATTAATTTCTCGCTTATATCAAGATGATTTCTGGGCGGTTCTCGCATTTTTCCAAGCAAAAATAGAAGAAAAACAAACTCGCTACGAGAGATATCACAATACCAGTTATAACCTTGAGCCTGATTTAAAACATAGCCCGGGGGGATTACGCGATCTGCATTTACTTTCTTGGATCATGCTTAGACAATATGGCGTGCAATCCCTAGATGCACTTTATTCAAAGGGTATTCTTTTTCAAAAGGAATATGAAGAATTAAAAGAGGCGCAGCAAATTCTTTTTCAGATGCGTTTCGGATTACACCTCCAACTTAAACGCTATGACAATCGTTTACGCTTTGATCGTCAGTTAGCATTGAGCGAACAATTAGGTTATCAAGGAGAAGGAAATCATCCCGTAGAAATGATGATGAAAGCCTATTTCCAAGCGACTCAATCTATCTCCCAACTGAGTCAGCTAATTCTTGATAATTTTAACCAAGACGTACTCAATCCTTTGCAAAATAAAGGGACAAAGTTACCGCTTGATGAATTATTCTTTTTACGAGATAACCAAATCAGTTGTTATAGCCCAAGGAATTTATCGCAAGCACCTGAAAAAATTTTAGATCTTTTCTATTATTTAACCAAATACCCTGAAGCCTCTGTTGCCATAACAACCTTACGCCATTTACGTCTTACAATAAAAAATATTGAAACACCATTATGTGAAAATCCAAAAGCAAGACACCGCTTTATTCAGATCTTTACACAACCTCACTGTATTCAACGGGCAATTCTGCCTATGCACCGTTTTGGCGTACTTTCGATATACCTTCCACAGTGGAAAAATATCCGTGGATTGATGCAATTTGATATGTTTCATCTTTATACCGTTGATGAACATATCGTTCGTGTTATGCAAAAATTAGAGAGTTTTCTCGATCAAACTAACAGCGAAAAGCATCCGTTATGTTGTGAAATCTTTCCAATACTCGAAAAACGTCCGCTACTCTATCTCGCGGCTTTATTCCACGATATTGCGAAAGGTCGCAATGGTGATCATTCTAAACTCGGTGCGGAAGATATACTTCAATTTGCACACTTACATGAATTTAGTGAGGAAGATGGTCGTTATATGGCATGGTTAGTCGAGCAACATTTAGCAATGTCTATTACAGCTCAACGACGTGATATTCATGATCCTGTGGTAATCAAAAATTTTGCAAATCTTGTCAATAATCCGACCGCTTTATCTGCTCTAACTTGCTTAACTGTTGCGGATATTTGTGCAACAAATGAAACGCTATGGAATGATTGGAAACGATCATTAATTCGTAAGCTCTATCAATTTACCCTTGAGCAACTTAATTTAGGCAAAGAGGAATCCATCGACTATCATCAATTAGCTCTTGAGAATCGTAATCAAACCCTACAACAACTTAATTTTTCTGAAATTCAACAGCAAAAACTCAATGAATTTTGGGATAGCTGTCCTGAAAGTTATTTTGTTCGCCATAATCCAACGCAATTAATTTGGCACGCTACATCATTTATTCATAATGATACTCTGCCCTTGGTGTTAGTGAGTAATCAGTACGCACGGAGTGCAACGGAAATTTTTATTTATACACAAGAAAAACCGTATATCTTTGCTCGTGTTGCACAAATGATGAGTCAGAAAAAAGTGACTGTTCATGATGCTCAGATTTTAACGAGTGATAATGGATTTATCTTAGACAGCTTTATCATTTCCGAACAGAATGGTAAAGCACTCAGTAAGGATCGGCTTAAGCAAATTCAACTGGCTTTGAGCAAAACCTTACAACATACTGAATCTAAACCCATAAAAATTGTCAAAAAGCCAATAAAGCATCGTTCATTCAAACGTAAAACAATGATTCGCTTTTTAGATGAATTAAATCCATCTCAAACTGCGTTTGAATTATTTACACTGGATCGGGAAGGATTACTGGCTCAAATAGGATATATTTTCCAACAATTACAATTAAACCTAATTAATGCCAAAATTACGACGATTGGTGAGCGTGTTGAGGATTTTTTTGTTGTGACAACCTCACAAAATCACGCATTATCCGAAGAACAAAAACAGCAACTAAAACAAGCTATAATAGCTGAATTAACAAATTAA
- a CDS encoding diacylglycerol kinase gives MKPANKASFQRVINATQYSLKGLKSAYINEAAFRQEIWLSCILIPLGFFLGQTPVEKILLVGSILLILITELLNSAIESVVDRIGSEFHELSGRAKDIASAAVFMSMILAGMTWFMIYFF, from the coding sequence ATGAAGCCCGCTAACAAAGCAAGTTTCCAACGAGTGATTAATGCAACCCAGTACTCATTAAAAGGACTTAAAAGTGCTTACATCAATGAAGCAGCATTTCGTCAAGAGATTTGGCTTTCTTGTATATTAATTCCTTTAGGCTTTTTTCTAGGTCAAACCCCTGTGGAAAAAATCTTACTGGTGGGTAGCATATTACTTATCCTTATTACTGAGTTGTTAAATAGTGCGATAGAATCTGTTGTTGATCGTATTGGATCTGAATTTCATGAACTATCAGGTCGAGCCAAAGATATCGCCTCAGCGGCTGTTTTTATGAGTATGATTTTGGCTGGGATGACGTGGTTCATGATTTATTTTTTTTAA
- the sstT gene encoding serine/threonine transporter SstT — MSNSSLSSKILGGNLVLRIVIGLVLGVIIALVSPDLATNFGVLGQFFVKSLRAIAPILVFTLVLSAIANKQVGSNGRLKPIIVLYLIGTFLAALTAVVLSYAFPTTLELVASPGGLAPPEGVGQVLKAVIFNLVDNPLGAITDGNFIGILAWSIGLGIALRHGADSTKVLLSDMADAVSFVVRVVIAFAPIGVFGLVAETIATNGIDAFAGYVRLLFVLLGAMLIVAFVLNPLLVYWKLRRNPYPLTLTCLRESGVTAFFTRSSAANIPVNMNLAKRLGLKEEIYSVSIPLGATINMAGAAITITVLTLAAAYTQGIVPDFWTALLLSIVASVCACGAYGVAGGSLLLIPLACSLFSIPNDIAAQVIGVGFIIGVIQDSAETALNSSTDVLFTAAVSLSSEE, encoded by the coding sequence ATGAGTAATTCTTCTCTCTCTTCTAAAATTCTTGGCGGCAATTTGGTATTACGGATTGTCATTGGTTTAGTACTTGGCGTAATTATTGCGCTTGTATCTCCTGATCTTGCAACTAATTTTGGAGTACTAGGTCAGTTCTTTGTTAAGTCATTAAGAGCAATTGCACCAATTTTAGTATTTACCCTTGTATTGTCAGCGATTGCAAATAAACAAGTGGGGAGTAATGGTCGATTAAAACCAATCATTGTTCTTTACCTTATCGGTACATTCTTAGCTGCATTAACCGCAGTTGTCTTAAGTTATGCATTCCCAACAACATTAGAACTTGTTGCAAGTCCAGGCGGATTAGCACCACCAGAAGGTGTTGGGCAAGTATTAAAAGCAGTAATTTTTAATTTAGTGGATAATCCGCTAGGTGCAATTACTGATGGTAACTTTATTGGTATTCTTGCATGGTCAATTGGATTAGGAATCGCATTACGTCACGGTGCGGATAGTACTAAAGTATTATTGAGCGATATGGCTGATGCTGTTTCTTTTGTGGTTAGAGTTGTGATTGCTTTTGCACCTATTGGGGTTTTCGGTTTAGTTGCTGAAACTATCGCAACTAATGGTATTGATGCCTTTGCTGGTTATGTTCGCCTATTATTTGTTTTATTAGGAGCGATGTTAATTGTAGCATTCGTATTAAACCCTTTACTTGTATATTGGAAATTACGTCGTAATCCTTACCCACTTACATTAACTTGTTTACGTGAAAGTGGTGTAACAGCATTCTTTACTCGTAGTTCTGCGGCAAATATTCCTGTAAATATGAACCTTGCAAAACGTTTAGGCTTAAAAGAGGAAATTTACTCTGTCTCTATTCCTCTTGGTGCAACGATCAATATGGCGGGTGCTGCAATCACAATCACTGTATTAACTTTAGCAGCAGCTTATACACAAGGGATTGTGCCTGATTTCTGGACTGCATTACTATTAAGTATCGTAGCTTCAGTGTGTGCTTGTGGTGCATATGGTGTTGCGGGTGGTTCATTATTATTAATCCCACTTGCATGTAGTTTATTCAGTATTCCAAATGATATTGCAGCACAGGTTATTGGTGTTGGATTTATTATCGGTGTTATTCAGGATTCAGCTGAAACTGCATTAAACTCTTCAACAGACGTATTATTTACTGCAGCGGTAAGTTTATCTTCTGAAGAATAA
- a CDS encoding glycogen/starch/alpha-glucan phosphorylase, whose product MGNYLSESYLSPENIQNVKNAILYKLVFALGVEPREASNRNWLNAALRVVRDLSTESWLQSRRGQAANMSRRVYYLSMEFLMGRTFSNAMISEGVYEVIRAALDELGHKLEDIIDEEGDPGLGNGGLGRLAACYLDSLATMKIPAIGYGIQYEYGMFRQEIRNGEQVEYPDYWMDKEFAWPYIRSSKRFPIRFGGRTWQEGKKTHWQAEEEIIAQAHDQLIPGFGTSSTNSLRLWSAHAGDKVFGLADFNRGDYFSAMVQQNSSENVSRVLYPDDSTYNGRELRLRQEYFLCSASVQDIIRRHELESGSCLNLAEKVAIHLNDTHPTLAIPELMRILIDEKGYSWEQSWNITRKTFFYTNHTLMAEALETWPVEMVARILPRHLQIIFEINEWFLKKVSEKFPEDNDLIRRVSIIDENGDRRIRMAWLAVIASGKVNGVAKIHSDLMVESIFADFAKIFPDRFTNVTNGVTPRRWIQIANPGLASILDKYVGKDWRTDLSQLDKLNQFVDDEDLQEQISAVKIENKRKLARYIESTQGIKLNPEAIFDVQIKRIHQYKRQQLNVLHIVALYNRILKNPSANWQPRVFIFAGKAASAYYAAKKVIRLINDVAAVINNDSRINDLIKVVFIPNYSVTLAQMIIPAADISEQISLAGTEASGTSNMKFALNGALTIGTLDGANVEILDCVGQENIFIFGNTVEQVEELRKNGYSPYTFYETDTELNEAILQILNGKFSPEEPYRYQDIILDSGDYYQACADFRSYIDTQDKVAQYFGDKTAWTRSAIINIANMGYFSSDRSVLDYAKNIWNIEPTSDKQLSEQPKILDIIKDSNKVINLK is encoded by the coding sequence ATGGGCAATTATTTATCAGAGTCATATTTGAGTCCAGAAAATATACAAAATGTAAAAAATGCCATTTTATATAAATTAGTTTTTGCACTCGGTGTTGAGCCTAGAGAAGCGAGTAATCGAAACTGGTTAAATGCGGCACTTCGTGTTGTTAGAGACCTTTCTACAGAATCATGGTTACAAAGTCGTCGTGGGCAAGCAGCGAATATGAGTCGCCGAGTCTATTATTTATCAATGGAATTTTTGATGGGTAGAACCTTTAGTAATGCCATGATCTCTGAGGGTGTTTATGAGGTTATTCGTGCGGCATTAGATGAATTAGGTCACAAACTAGAAGATATTATTGATGAAGAAGGTGATCCAGGATTAGGAAATGGTGGTTTAGGTCGTTTAGCTGCTTGCTATCTAGATAGCTTGGCTACCATGAAAATACCTGCTATTGGATATGGTATCCAATATGAATATGGTATGTTCCGCCAAGAAATAAGAAATGGGGAACAAGTTGAATATCCAGACTATTGGATGGATAAAGAGTTTGCTTGGCCCTATATTCGTTCTAGTAAACGTTTTCCAATTCGCTTTGGAGGAAGAACATGGCAAGAAGGGAAAAAAACACATTGGCAAGCTGAAGAAGAAATTATTGCACAAGCCCACGATCAACTTATCCCTGGATTTGGTACATCATCCACTAATAGCTTAAGACTCTGGTCTGCACATGCAGGAGATAAAGTTTTTGGATTAGCTGATTTTAATCGTGGTGATTATTTCTCTGCAATGGTTCAACAAAACAGTTCTGAGAATGTCTCAAGAGTGCTTTATCCCGATGATTCTACTTACAATGGTAGAGAACTTCGTTTACGTCAAGAATATTTCCTTTGTTCTGCATCAGTACAAGATATTATTCGTCGCCATGAACTTGAATCAGGTTCATGCTTAAATCTAGCAGAAAAAGTAGCGATTCACTTAAATGATACCCATCCGACCCTAGCTATTCCTGAATTAATGCGCATATTAATTGATGAAAAAGGATATAGCTGGGAACAATCTTGGAATATCACACGTAAAACTTTCTTCTATACAAACCATACATTAATGGCTGAAGCATTAGAAACATGGCCTGTCGAAATGGTGGCAAGAATTTTACCTCGTCATTTACAAATTATTTTTGAAATAAATGAATGGTTTCTCAAAAAAGTCAGTGAAAAATTCCCAGAGGATAATGATCTGATTCGTCGAGTATCTATTATTGATGAAAACGGCGATCGCAGAATTCGTATGGCATGGTTAGCCGTTATTGCCTCAGGAAAAGTCAATGGTGTTGCAAAAATCCATTCAGATTTAATGGTAGAGTCTATTTTTGCTGACTTTGCTAAAATTTTCCCAGATCGTTTTACCAACGTGACAAATGGTGTAACACCTCGTCGTTGGATTCAAATAGCTAACCCAGGTCTTGCTTCTATCTTAGATAAATATGTTGGTAAAGATTGGAGAACAGATTTAAGCCAATTAGATAAACTAAATCAGTTTGTAGATGATGAAGATTTGCAAGAGCAAATTTCAGCAGTCAAAATAGAAAACAAAAGAAAATTGGCTCGTTACATTGAAAGTACTCAAGGTATCAAATTAAATCCAGAGGCAATTTTTGATGTGCAAATTAAGCGTATTCACCAATACAAACGCCAACAATTAAATGTTCTCCATATTGTTGCCTTATATAACAGAATATTGAAGAACCCAAGTGCGAATTGGCAACCTCGAGTCTTTATTTTTGCTGGAAAAGCGGCTAGTGCATATTATGCAGCTAAAAAAGTTATTCGCTTAATCAACGATGTCGCTGCCGTTATCAATAATGATTCAAGAATTAACGATCTTATTAAAGTTGTTTTCATACCAAATTATAGCGTTACTCTTGCTCAAATGATTATTCCTGCTGCGGATATCTCAGAACAAATTTCTCTTGCTGGAACAGAAGCGTCTGGAACTTCAAACATGAAATTTGCACTCAATGGAGCTTTAACTATTGGTACCCTTGATGGTGCAAACGTAGAAATTTTAGATTGTGTAGGCCAAGAAAATATTTTCATCTTTGGTAATACAGTGGAACAAGTAGAAGAGTTACGAAAAAATGGATATTCTCCATATACGTTCTATGAAACAGATACAGAGCTGAATGAAGCTATTTTACAAATTCTAAATGGTAAATTTTCTCCTGAAGAACCGTATCGCTATCAAGACATTATCTTGGATTCAGGAGATTACTACCAAGCGTGTGCTGATTTCCGCAGTTATATTGACACTCAAGATAAAGTGGCACAATATTTTGGTGATAAAACAGCATGGACTCGTTCAGCTATTATTAATATTGCCAATATGGGATATTTTTCATCAGATCGTTCTGTTCTTGATTATGCTAAGAATATTTGGAATATTGAGCCAACAAGTGATAAACAACTTTCGGAACAACCAAAAATATTGGATATAATCAAAGACTCTAATAAAGTTATAAACCTGAAATAA
- the rplY gene encoding 50S ribosomal protein L25 yields MSFKFEAEARLAQGKGASRRLRHNGQVPAIIYGGNAEPVSIILDHDKVNNAQINDEFYSEVLTIVLSEKEEKVKVQAIQRHPTKPKLLHLDFKRV; encoded by the coding sequence ATGTCATTCAAGTTTGAAGCTGAAGCTCGTTTAGCGCAAGGTAAGGGTGCGAGCCGCCGCCTGCGCCACAATGGTCAGGTACCAGCAATTATTTATGGTGGTAATGCTGAGCCTGTATCAATCATTTTAGATCACGATAAGGTGAATAATGCACAAATCAACGATGAGTTTTATAGTGAAGTTTTAACAATAGTTCTTTCTGAAAAAGAAGAAAAGGTTAAGGTTCAGGCAATACAACGTCATCCGACTAAACCTAAACTCTTACATTTAGATTTTAAACGTGTATAA
- a CDS encoding SirB2 family protein, producing the protein MKSLFFAHIASAYLSLILLLIRGLLSVKEINWRRYKLLRIAPHIIDTLLLISGIGIFLVFGFSILQVWIWLKLVFILLYITFSILALKQANFSITYFILAITSFLLVVVTTLFK; encoded by the coding sequence ATGAAAAGTTTATTTTTTGCCCATATTGCTTCTGCCTATTTAAGTTTAATTTTATTACTTATTCGTGGCTTACTGTCAGTGAAAGAAATCAATTGGAGACGGTATAAATTATTACGAATAGCCCCTCATATTATCGATACTTTATTACTTATCAGTGGTATTGGTATTTTTCTCGTATTTGGATTCTCAATTTTACAAGTATGGATTTGGTTAAAATTAGTATTTATATTGCTTTACATAACTTTTTCTATACTGGCCCTCAAACAAGCAAATTTTTCCATCACATACTTCATTCTTGCTATTACTAGCTTTTTATTAGTAGTAGTTACAACATTATTTAAATGA